A stretch of Pygocentrus nattereri isolate fPygNat1 chromosome 8, fPygNat1.pri, whole genome shotgun sequence DNA encodes these proteins:
- the wnt8a gene encoding protein Wnt-8a ORF1: protein MEALCLKYLHLGPLQESSLGESEDAIASMGSCQLLTSLVLSMCCHVLSTTAWSVNNFLMTGPKAYLTYSSSVQAGAQRGIEECKHQFAWDRWNCPESELQLSTHKGLRSATKETAFLHAISAAGVMYTLTKNCSMGDFDNCGCDDSKAGKMGGRGWIWGGCSDNVNFGENISKQFVDALENGHDSRAAVNLHNNEAGRLAIKATMKRSCKCHGVSGSCSIQTCWMQLSDFRDVGNYLKIKYDHAQKLEMDKRRMRAGNSADNRGAIAHTFSSIAPAELVHLEDSPNYCVRNLSLGLHGTEGRECLQGGKNLSQWEKRSCRRLCHECGLKVEERRIETVSSCNCKFHWCCTVKCEKCTQVVTKYFCTKKNKSSRPQSSRRRHRVRNR from the exons ATGGAAGCTCTCTGCCTCAAG TACTTACACCTTGGACCCCTGCAAGAGAGCAGCCTCGGAGAGTCAGAGGACGCGATCGCATCCATGGGCTCCTGCCAGCTTCTCACATCTTTGGTCCTCTCCATGTGCTGTCATGTGCTGTCCACTACCGCATG GTCTGTGAATAACTTTCTGATGACAGGACCTAAG gcaTATCTTACTTATTCGAGCAGTGTTCAAGCGGGCGCGCAGCGAGGCATCGAGGAGTGCAAACATCAGTTTGCATGGGACAGGTGGAACTGTCCAGAGAGCGAGCTGCAGTTATCAACACATAAAGGACTTCGGAGTG CTACCAAAGAGACCGCTTTCTTGCACGCCATTAGTGCGGCTGGAGTGATGTATACACTGACCAAGAACTGCAGCATGGGAGACTTCGATAACTGCGGCTGCGACGACTCGAAGGCTGGGAAAATGG GAGGTCGAGGTTGGATTTGGGGCGGATGCAGTGACAATGTTAACTTTGGGGAAAACATTTCCAAGCAGTTCGTGGACGCCCTGGAAAATGGCCACGATTCACGAGCTGCTGTGAACTTGCACAACAACGAGGCGGGGAGACTT GCCATCAAGGCCACGATGAAGAGGTCCTGCAAGTGCCACGGCGTGTCCGGCAGCTGCAGCATTCAGACCTGCTGGATGCAGCTCTCTGACTTCAGGGACGTGGGCAACTATCTGAAGATCAAGTACGATCATGCACAGAAGCTGGAGATGGACAAGAGGAGGATGAGAGCGGGCAACAGCGCGGACAACCGCGGCGCCATCGCGCACACTTTCAGCAGCATTGCGCCCGCGGAGCTCGTCCACTTAGAAGACTCTCCCAACTACTGTGTGAGGAACCTGAGCCTGGGGCTGCACGGCACGGAGGGCAGAGAGTGTCTGCAGGGCGGAAAGAACCTGTCGCAGTGGGAGAAGCGGAGCTGCAGGAGGCTGTGCCACGAATGCGGCCTTAaagtggaggagaggagaatcGAGACGGTCAGCAGCTGCAACTGCAAGTTCCACTGGTGCTGCACGGTGAAGTGCGAGAAATGCACGCAAGtcgtgaccaaatacttttgcacaaaaaagaacaaaagcagTCGGCCACAAAGTTCGCGAAGGAGACATCGCGTGCGCAACCgttag
- the LOC108427847 gene encoding protein Wnt-8a ORF2 — protein MVYSFLWIFVFFIYHKTLLGQSWAVNNFLMTGPKAYLTYTSSVLAGAQSGMQECKHQFAWDRWNCPESTFHLATAKRLRSATRETSFVHAISAAGVMYTLTRNCSLGYLDNCGCDNSRNGKLGGRGWLWGGCSDNVDFGERISKQYVDALETGQDARAAVNLHNNAAGRLAVKATMKRICRCHGMSESCALQTCWMQLSDFREVGDYLKLKHDQAHKLELDKRRVRAGNSADPRGAVADALGAISRSELIYLEDSPDYCAKNSSLGLHGTEGRECVQHGDGLSQWERRSCRRLCHECGLRVEERRTETVSSCNCKFHWCCTVKCERCSQVTVKYVCARKQSGHGQNRRRPRGPK, from the exons atggtCTATTCGTTTCTctggatttttgtcttttttatttatcacaAAACTCTCTTGGGACAGTCCTG GGCTGTTAACAATTTCCTCATGACTGGACCAAAA GCGTATCTAACCTACACGAGCAGCGTGCTGGCCGGAGCGCAGAGCGGCATGCAGGAGTGCAAACACCAGTTTGCGTGGGACAGGTGGAACTGCCCGGAGAGCACCTTTCACCTGGCCACTGCTAAACGTCTGAGAAGCG CAACGAGGGAAACGTCGTTTGTCCACGCCATCAGCGCAGCGGGGGTCATGTACACTCTGACCAGGAACTGTAGCCTTGGGTATCTGGACAACTGTGGATGCGACAACTCAAGAAACGGCAAACTTG GGGGTCGTGGATGGCTTTGGGGAGGCTGCAGCGACAACGTGGACTTTGGCGAGAGGATTTCCAAACAGTATGTGGATGCTTTAGAGACTGGGCAAGATGCGCGAGCTGCAGTCAACCTTCATAACAACGCCGCAGGCCGTCTG GCTGTAAAGGCAACCATGAAAAGAATCTGCAGATGCCACGGGATGTCCGAAAGCTGCGCCCTCCAGACGTGCTGGATGCAGCTGTCCGACTTTCGCGAGGTTGGCGACTACTTGAAGCTGAAACACGACCAGGCGCACAAGCTGGAGCTAGACAAGAGGCGAGTGCGCGCGGGCAACAGCGCAGATCCGCGCGGCGCGGTGGCGGACGCGCTGGGCGCCATCTCGCGCTCCGAGCTCATCTACCTGGAGGACTCGCCGGACTACTGCGCAAAGAACTCGAGCCTGGGCCTGCACGGCACGGAGGGCAGGGAATGCGTGCAGCACGGGGACGGCCTCTCGCAATGGGAGAGGCGCAGCTGCCGCCGCCTGTGCCACGAGTGTGGCCTGCGCGTGGAGGAGAGGCGCACGGAGACGGTGAGCAGCTGCAACTGCAAGTTCCACTGGTGCTGCACGGTGAAGTGCGAACGCTGCTCGCAGGTGACGGTCAAGTACGTGTGCGCGCGGAAGCAGAGCGGCCACGGTCAGAACAGGCGCAGGCCGAGAGGACCCAAGTAA